In the Solanum pennellii chromosome 5, SPENNV200 genome, one interval contains:
- the LOC107020523 gene encoding folylpolyglutamate synthase isoform X3, whose amino-acid sequence MPTYFRFLALLAFKIFAAEQVDVAILEVGLGGKYDATNVVENPVVCGIASLGYDHMEILGNTLGQIAGEKAGIFKRGVPAFTVPQPDEAMLVLEEKASELDVHLEVAAPLDASVLSGLHLGLEGEHQYINAGLAIALCSTWLQRTGHVEINYLKEMTHLPEQFVKGLATAALQGRAQIVPDQLIESESLGDLVFYLDGAHSPESMDVCAKWFSLAIKGDYKQHNSYASNHGHNELGPSHDSVEISHHEASKKSSTQFLLFNCMSVRDPELLLPRLVRACASHGVHFQKALFVPNVSVYYKVGTSASTADTQVDLSWQLTLQRIWENLVRGEKGNDVKNTDHTYEEVTDDLEKGAQSCENSKVFPSLPVAINWLRDTVRKNRSGRSQVLVTGSLHLVGDVLRLVKK is encoded by the exons ATGCCCACTTACTTTCGCTTCCTTGCGCTGTTAGCCTTCAAAATATTTGCAGCAGAGCAG GTTGATGTTGCTATTTTGGAGGTTGGACTAGGAGGCAAATATGATGCAACAAATGTG GTCGAGAATCCAGTTGTTTGTGGCATAGCTTCACTAGGGTATGACCACATGGAAATTCTTG GAAATACTCTTGGACAAATTGCTGGAGAGAAGGCAGGAATCTTCAAG CGAGGAGTGCCGGCATTTACTGTTCCCCAGCCTGACGAAGCAATGCTTGTGCTTGAAGAGAAGGCTTCTGAGTTAGAT GTACATCTTGAGGTAGCTGCTCCACTTGATGCCAGCGTGCTGAGTGGTTTACATCTTGGGCTAGAGGGTGAGCACCAATACATTAATGCTGGTCTTGCCATTGCATTATGCTCTACTTGGCTACAGAGAACTGGCCACGTTGAAATTAATTACCTAAAAGAGATG ACACATCTACCTGAGCAATTTGTTAAAGGGCTAGCAACAGCTGCCTTACAAGGCCGTGCTCAAATTGTACCTGACCAACTCATAGAGAGTGAAAGCTTAGGGGACCTTGTGTTCTACTTGGATGGTGCCCATAGTCCTGAAAGCATGGATGTATGTGCCAAATGGTTTTCACTGGCAATCAAAGGAGATTACAAGCAACACAATTCCTATGCAAGTAATCATGGACATAATGAATTGGGACCCTCACATGATTCAGTAGAGATTAGCCATCATGAAGCGTCCAAGAAAAGTTCAACCCAG TTCTTACTCTTCAACTGTATGTCAGTGAGGGATCCTGAACTACTTCTTCCAAGGCTGGTGAGGGCGTGTGCTAGTCATG GAGTCCACTTCCAGAAAGCGCTCTTTGTACCTAATGTTTCAGTATATTACAAGGTGGGTACAAGTGCCTCAACTGCTGATACTCAAGTTGATCTGTCATGGCAGCTGACTCTACAAAGAATATGGGAAAACCTTGTTCGTGGGGAAAAAG GCAATGATGTGAAGAATACAGACCACACATATGAAGAAGTAACAGATGATTTGGAAAAAGGAGCTCAAAGTTGTGAGAACAGCAAAGTGTTTCCTTCACTCCCAGTAGCAATAAATTGGCTTAGAGACACTGTTCGTAAAAACCGATCTGGTCGCTCCCAG GTTCTGGTGACGGGGTCTTTGCATCTCGTGGGTGATGTTCTAAGATTAGTCAAGAAGTGA